The sequence tttcactaCTTTTGTCTGCATTGTGGGTCCAGATCTCAGTTCTCAGtgacatatttattatttttgtgattatttttattttgttatttttgtaaCAAAATGTTGCAAActagaaatgtcatttttttttgtattttgtattttaaattatatgTCAATTTTGAGTTTCATGCCTGCAGATTTAAAAGTTGGGGCAATGGCATCTGACAAGGTTAGGTTAATATTATACAGAGAGACTGTCTTTCAGAAATGAGGATGGGGAGGTTACCAGTCTGTGTAACAGTGTAGTGGAAAATAGTGCAAGAATGTATTAATTGTAAAGTGCAAATATCATTAAAGTATCCTGAAAATCCAAAGGAATCTCTGTATGCAAGTAGCAATGGCAAACCCAAACCATATAACCccccaaaataaagaaattatatCCTGACTTAGTTATCAAGTTCTCATGACAACAAAGGTTAAATCCAACAACACACGATTATTTACTTTAACGTGAGCACATTAAAGCATCTCGAGAAACCATTCATTTTATCTAATTAAAACGTGGAATTTGATTTTAACTAGGGGCACAAGAAAGGGCAATGGTGCCTCAACAGAATTATTGTACCCAGTCCGAAACAGCACATCTGTGAGTTATATAATGATTCATGACAAACAAGCTAATGAGTAAAATCCTCACCCCTGATCATCTGAACTAACAGACTGAACAATGTGGTGTTATGTAAGCTCTGAAATGAAGGAAACTTGAAATGAAAACACTGGCATGCTTTGTGAAGATGAGAAAAAGAGTGCACAACATCACATGATGTGTTTACTACATCAGCACGCAGAACACATTTCTGAAAAAAGACTTACTAAGAGAGACCATAACAGGAACATTGCGAGTAGACTCTTGCATTGCTGAAGCAAAATAATCATTGATTGACTGATATAATTGATGTATTTCTCTCCAGTTAATTTGCCACTCATGAGGCACTCCAGTGTGACTTACTGCATGCTGTAGATTATCGATACTGTCATCCAGTTTTGGTGTACTGTGCCAACCATGCTCTATCCCCTGCCTCTTGTAATCAAGATTCTTGCCtttcaataaaacatgaaagactTCTGAAAACTCTGACTCAATCATTTAGCAGCATCACCTGACTGCCGTTCTTCCAGAGACTGTGAACGGTCGTCTGATTATCTTGTGCCCAAATACTTCTCTGAGGACGACAATAAGTAAGGCCAAGTTGCAATTTACAGAAGGGATTTTCCTGCTGGTGTTTTATCAGAGCATTattgctttttaaatataattatgaaACAGCTGTTTCCGGGCCTTTTCCTTATTGATCTTAAGCTCTcaatacaataaatgtaaaataaatgatttcaatTGGTCACGGATTACACTTGCACCTGGATTTATGTTGGGAGAGAATTTAGAGGCGTTGCAttaattacctccaccgaggtggttatgtttttgcctgcgtttgtttgtttgtttgtttttttctccctgaCTGCGCTCAGCACGTCCAGCTCTCCCGCTGTCTCCTGcacgagtcgaagaagaagaacggaGTGGATAAAGATAAtattttgtggtaatgttctggcgaaaattgttaaaatgtatttattgtttgctAAAAATGTCACCTCACTgattaccatggtagcgtgcatgcgcgcGTGCTCATAAATgacagacgctgtcctgcagtatttgtttgctattttgaccaaagactgtcacagatatttcatataaatgtttgggaactgcattaacttgtggaaaaatgttataatatgggacctttaaaaccccatttgtgagggttgctatggtgacttttgctgcTGGTTGATTTCTGCACCTGCACACCTGCAGAGGCATTGTTGAACTAAATgagacacacctgttacacatctcacctgatcagctcctgcctctttggacctgactctctggacagttctctgccacaACATCTTCTCTGTTTcgtcagtattttcaggctctcccgttctatgtgtcgtccttGATGTCGATCTTGATGTATTTCGCGCGTGCAATACTTCATACCTCTCGGTGAAACACACATCAGGAACTACTACTTTGACCCAGTCCTGTAACCCATTTCAGAGCATAATGTTTACCTCATCTGATGATTGGGCCTGTTTTAATTAGTTCCTGAGAATATTTGAGCGCTAATTATTTCTGGTTTTTATGGTTATACGTGTTGCCGTTGCAACTTGAATACGCTAGCTGAGGGCTGTCTGACTGATCTCAACTGCGAGACACCTGGTTCTAATTTCCACTAATCGCCTCAACTACTTCAACTGGTGCTTGACAAGCAACCCTCATCAACGCATGCTTTTGCCCATACTCGTGCACGCTACTGTTTCACCGGCACGCCTGTGATCTTGTTATTCTTGAGATGGCGGGCTGCCCTCCACTGTTGGTGTTCTCCAGTTTTTTTCCTGTGAGAGTTTTGTTCCTCGAGGAGGCTTTGACCCTTTTTGTTGCTTCTCTTTTAgttcgttcccccccccccccccccattttgaaCACCACTCTGTTCTCTATTGTTCCCTGCATaatttgctgtgtgttttttgtttgtctacAAAAAGCTTACTTTTATTAAAGACATTACAGACTGTATCCTGTGCCTGTCGTCCCTGCATCTTGGGATCCACCTCCTAGTCTTTCAAAACCTGCTTTACTGGTCATAACTGGACATGCATACTTTATTAGGTTATCTGAGTTGTAGGAAGTAAAATGAAACACACCAATACCTTTTGTGTGATGAGACAATAGAGAGTTAGTACAAACACCATTCCTCCACAGACAGAGGCTGTGATGAAGCCAAGTTTGTAGAGGTCTCTGACTGGCTTTCTGTGTGAGGCCTTCACTGAGTTCCTGCCATAACTTTCTGCAGAAGAATACATGTTGTGATCCAAGTGAAACAAAACAGCTGCTTAAGACGTCATAGAACTTTCCAAAGCAATGAGATTCCAACCTGTGTATTGTTCCGTGGCCGACTCTATGAACATCTCTGTCGTAGAGCCAAAGGCATCTATATATTCATGGTGGCACCTCCAATTGACTGACATGTCACGCATTGTCACCAGCTCCCAGTAAAGAGCCAGCACCTCTGAAGCCCTTTGCAGTGCCTCTGACGGAGACCCTCTATAGAGCATCTCAAAACTCTCTGGCATATCCTGCAGCAAGGAAAGCACAGTTAAATGTTTCATCTCCTCCCACTGAGCAGTTCCTTCAAGTTGACCACTCAGAAAGACACGCTCACCTCAACCTCTTCATTAATCTGTGGCACACACTTCTGAGAGTAGATGTTGAGGATGAGCGCTCTCAGGGACTGGACATAGCCATCATTGACTGAGCCCCGACTATATTTAAAATGGGTGGTGAGGAGCTCCAGGATCCAGGGTAAAGCAGCTTTTATGAAGCAACAGTTGCTCTGTTCAAAATCATATAACAGGGTAGTAATCAGGAAAGCATGGTACAGTTGATGGAATACTGGAAAGGGGTTGACAGGACAGAGTCCAATAACTGAACGTCACCTTACCAAACTTCTCCGTTCTATAAATGTGTAGGTTATTGTGCACCCACTTCTCAATTGGTTATCCATCTGCAGAAGCAACAAAAGACATTTCAGCATGACCCGTACAATCTAAGAGTAGTTTTCTTATGTTATTTCAGCTGCTAATATACTGTGTGTTGTAATTGTTGTTTCAGCACCTACCAGATGCCTGAAAGTCAGCAGGTGCTCCCTTGTGATGGAGTGTCTGCATGGACCAGGGACCTCCGTCATAGTCAGAGGCAAACTCAGGAACActagcacacacagacactttaCCTGCAACGGTCACAATACATGATGTTACTGTTCACGTCAACAATACAAGGACCTGCAAAGCTAAAGTTGGTCAAACAATAGTTAATTTATTCTCTATGGTGTAGCTGTTTCTgaggagtaaaaaacaaaaacaaacatattggGTTTATGCCTGATGAAACGAAAACATATATTGGCCTTTTCTTGAACTTTGATGTTGTtgatgcatatatatatatgttgttagcatagtatatatatatatacagtgtggCTATGCTAACCATCAATATAGAgtgaaaaaaacaattaaacacAAAAATCTAAGAAATAAACTGACAttcaccaaaaacacaaaattggTCATAACATTCTtacaaattgtgtgtgtgtgtgtgtgttggtgattTTTCTGAGGTATAAATAATTGCTTCACTGCGCTgtgaaaataaacataaaacagtTTGTGTCCTGGTGGTGTACGAAGGTAATGTTTCACTTTTTCCAATGTTTGTGCCACTCCAGGAAATGTAATCGAATTTCAGGGTGAAAAAAGTTCACTGAGGGTGTTTTCGCCTCTGCTAAACACGGTGGTGGGTTGTTTTTCACCCTTCTCAAAATAGAAAGGCGAgatgaggtaccactgtactaACAGTGTGGTTAATTATACAGACACTTGTCTGTTACAATTAAGCTGCAAACACAATTACAATGTAACAAAAATACAATGTAATAATTACAATGTAACAAAATTACAATGTAATAATTACAATGTAACAAAATTACATGTGATTGATTAATCAACCATATTATATAAAATTCTAAATTAAGGTGGAACGGCCTTATTTTAAATTAGAGCAACAGCTCCTCAAAATGTAGATTTTCATCCCTGCTTCAGCACattattattagatttttttttcattaggGACAAAGCATACTAAAATGGAAAATTAAGGAATGCATCTAACCAATATCTCTCCTCCATGGCAATGTTCAGGGCAAGTGTAGCATCTGGGCATTAGCCATCTCAATAGAAACAGTCCACAGTGTCTCTCATTCAGTGTTCCTCATAAATAGAGGGCGATTTAAGAGATCTGTCCTATGAAGTGCTTTACAAGGAAAACCAAACAAAGTGGAATTTTGAACCAATGGTGCCAACTTAAAGGAACAAACTTGAATGAATAATGTTCACATGTCCATCCAAAATCAACTTTCTAATGTGCTTGAGAAGCACTCTTTCTTCCCCAGAACATATTATTGTGTATCACAGTTAAGCttctgaaatgaaaaagtaTCTGGCTTCAGGAAGAAAGTGGGCAATCGCCACAGTACCAGTCATAGACCATACAGGTATTTAATTGTGCTTGACCTGAGAAGAACCTGGCTTGACGCTACGTTAATGCCAGTTTCCTTGTGGAAGTCTGACATGCTTGGGCCCTTCAACTGATGACTTTTGTTATTAAAAGGTCTATGGGCAACTATAAAACTAAAGTTCAGATGAATTGAATCCTTTGTCTCAAAGTCCCACTGCAAGCAAAATGTTCACACTTGAGATTTATTCTAGTCTTCCTCTTACCGGTAATTCAATAGACTTGATGCAGTgtttgcaataataataaaaaaacccacCCAACAGATGTAAtctataaaaaaacatttgctctATTTTTACATGGTTGATTTATAAGAATAATTAACAAATACAGTGCAATTATTTTCAATCCAGCTGGGATGAGAAGTATTTTATAATGTTGAATGTTCCTCATTTAGCACATGGTTATTGAAatggaaaacagaaagaaataattCCTAACCTAAAAGAAGAACATGTCTGTGATCTCACGGACTGTCATGCTTACAACCGTGTGATTGGGAACAGAGTTGGTATATAATGCAACGACTGTAATCTAATATTACTATTAACGGCAGTAGTATGTTGCAAATGCAGGAACACATGATGCAGATTTAGATTGCCACATAATTCGTTTTTTTCAAAAGTCTTCATGCACCCACTATAAGCATGCACTTTTATTAATGGATTGTTGAGTATTTTTTACAAGagtgatgaaaacaaaattcTTACTTACCTTAGCTCTGCTCTGATTCAGGGTTGACACAAGGATGGTCATCTGGTAAGTGTTTGACAATGGAAAACACCAGATTCCTTTGTCACACACATTGAAGCAAAAAAGATCCTTTTCGTATATTCAGTTCCACTccacagaaaatattttgctCTTATGTGAATGTGACACTTTTTGTCATGTGGTTGTTTTCGTCAGTACATCGCCTGTAGTCTTCCTCCCGCACAGACTGCTTCAGCTGACAGACAGCCCTTTTTAAAGCCCTCCCACCTCTCCTTTGTTTTAGGAGACACAACGCCCCACAAAAAAAGGCAGTTTTACTCCATTAAAATGCTTTATGGATTGCAGATAAACTGCATAATTTCATTATGTTCAGTCTAAGtaataaacaaatgtgaaaacTGTGGGAGTCTGAaatgaacagcaacaacatcttTTCTTGAAAGTCAGCACTGAAAGCAGCttgcattttaaatacaaatgagaTATCAGAATGATATTGGGCTTTGACTATTTGAACTCCCTTTTATGGAATGTATTGGCTAATGATCATATCATGTTGTGATGAAAGGAAGGCTTATCTGAACAGTGGtgctttctccttttttttatttttagacctGACCTTATCCTGCACAGACATAAAAACAGCTTGTGAGATTcttgtgataaaaaaataacaaagaatTGGCCCCAGGATTCAAATGGGGAAATATTGCTTTGCAAATTCAATTATAAGATGTTAAAACATACACAATATTCAATGCAGGATAatataatccaaataatttAAATCTCACACCAGCGCTGGGGAAAATTCACACATGTGAAAGTCTGACCTCTTAATCTTCCAAGTTTGAAGTggtaaaaaataagaaaaatggcTTGAGTCCCTGCTGTAATTCAAGCAAGTCAAGTCATGGCTCAGACCAAGTACTGTAAATTACAAGTCAGACAAAATTTCTGATGATCTACCCCAGCTTTATCCGTTTTTTATGTCTCCTTCAAGTTCTGTCCTCCACCAGAGGCCTGGCGCTTGAGGGTTCTGCCAGATgtcggacgttgttcctggtaacTGCTGGAGTCAGACGTGACCCAGACAgtttcactgccatcctcacttTGAATCAAAGGGAACTGATAATAAAGATCACATGATTCTCAAGTAGGTATTTGTGCACTTAATATCCTTAATAACCCTAAATAGTGCTGGACAGTTCAATTAAAAACATGTGACCTTCAAAATCAGAGGATTTTAAAAACCTGTAATGCTTCATGAATCATGAGTCTCTAGGATGAGAGGTGAAAATCCTCAAACCCTAAAGGGAAGCCAAGTTGCTACTGAAACAACCATTGCGGATTACCACAAATGGTTTTACTTATTGGTTTATTTGGTAGGGGCTGATACAAAAACATAGACCGATTGCAGAACAACAGTCAGATGTCTGCGTCATGGTGCTTatagcggttcagaagatgagtgcaTAGTCTTTTTACAAATATATTGACAATCCGCCCTGGCATccttcttgtctttcttcttgCCTTGTGATGACCAAATGTAGACACGGAAGTAATACTGTATGTCTAATCTTGTATTAGTTCTAGGTTATTAAAATTGCCTTTAATTCTCATTGAATGTAATTCATgattggaaaaagaaatgcaattaTATTGCattactgcattttattttaaagattgTATCAGGAACAATGTTGTGCGAACACAGAATTTTCCACTGCGAATAAATAACTTTCAACGGTCAGTCTTTAATTCCCAAGACTTTtgaatgtttgtatttttcattaGTTTCATGAACAAGTGAGAAGATGAATAGGAATTATGTGAGTAATTTTCAGCCAACTGTGCCTTAATTCATTTAATAAAGTAGTTTTAGCTGCATTGAGACCACGTCTCTGAAACCTGGGGACGTCCGATTCCaagcagcagaaactaaaaattGCATCTTAAGACGTTATGTCCGATTTCAGTACTGAATGAACAGACAGTTAGAAGACCTACCTAGgagtgaaaaaaaaaccttttggtAGAAGTTTGTGATAAATCATTGTCCAATATGTAAATTATTTTGCACTGTTCAATTAtgattgtgaatgtgtgtgtttatttttgtgcacAAATAAAAGCTTGGCGAGGATATGCAACTGCAATCAGTGATGATGAAAGCCATAGCAATTGCAATGACTGATCCTCCCTAGCCAATTGATTAATAACTTTCTAATGCTAACAACAAAAATTGGCTTGAGCATTATGTTCAATTACTACTTAAAAAAAGCTTATCTGATGCTGAAAAGGAAATTAATGAATCACAAGGAGAGGATTTTCTAATACAGATATTTTACAAAtctgaataaaattaaaagtgatGGATTGAAAATTATTTGAGCTATTTACTGATCCACAAAGTCAAAAGTGTGATAGATCAACTTCACGACACAGGATTGGCATCCGGcctaaaactttgccagaattaagcatgcaattgACTAGAATGCTTAGCAACGTCTGTGGTCTCGTTGAGTTGAAGGCTGGATTTTGCCAAGCCAAGATGTCTTTACTCATGTCCACTATTCTGTCACTGATGGCTTCATTTGAAAGAGGAATATTGGATAATTAAACTTCAGCCGCTGTTTCGGGTATCAGATTCGCCATCTTTAATGCAGCTGGTTTTACGAGTGTTTCACCAATGATGTGTGGCTTGC is a genomic window of Brachionichthys hirsutus isolate HB-005 chromosome 2, CSIRO-AGI_Bhir_v1, whole genome shotgun sequence containing:
- the csf1b gene encoding macrophage colony-stimulating factor 1b, whose translation is MTILVSTLNQSRAKVKCLCVLVFLSLPLTMTEVPGPCRHSITREHLLTFRHLMDNQLRSGCTITYTFIERRSLSNCCFIKAALPWILELLTTHFKYSRGSVNDGYVQSLRALILNIYSQKCVPQINEEVEDMPESFEMLYRGSPSEALQRASEVLALYWELVTMRDMSVNWRCHHEYIDAFGSTTEMFIESATEQYTESYGRNSVKASHRKPVRDLYKLGFITASVCGGMVFVLTLYCLITQKKIHNFHRSRSYTNTRDLQDVEVE